A window of the Candidatus Poribacteria bacterium genome harbors these coding sequences:
- a CDS encoding STAS domain-containing protein, with protein sequence MNFETTIGEQNISILHVEGKILGNAADTFRKEMNEQLQTGRAKLVVDLMKVPLIDSSALGAIVVTLKSCQQSGGKLVLLNPQKAVREVLEVTQLNTVIEIYDTEEGACAAFT encoded by the coding sequence ATGAATTTCGAGACAACGATTGGGGAACAAAATATTTCCATTCTTCACGTAGAAGGGAAGATTCTTGGAAATGCGGCAGACACATTTCGCAAAGAAATGAACGAGCAACTTCAAACTGGACGTGCCAAGTTAGTGGTTGATCTAATGAAGGTTCCGTTAATCGATAGCAGCGCGTTAGGGGCAATCGTGGTCACTTTGAAGTCCTGTCAGCAATCAGGTGGAAAGTTAGTTCTACTCAACCCACAGAAAGCCGTCAGGGAAGTTTTGGAGGTAACGCAGCTCAACACCGTCATCGAGATTTATGATACGGAGGAAGGGGCGTGCGCCGCTTTCACATAG
- the rsmG gene encoding 16S rRNA (guanine(527)-N(7))-methyltransferase RsmG: MVKYEQHLRETFNHYGFPLTAHQVAQFDRYRAELLRWNERINLTAITDDNEIIHKHFLDSLSILEHISLKKNNSVIDIGTGAGFPGIVLKIYVPDIRLTLVESSKKKVSFLKFLVPQLDLHRRTTVEILAERAETCSQQQEHIGAYDWVFTRYVATIRDSAVYCLPLLKSTGKWVAYKSGEETIKTEIDESISYLRTLGGTVETVFQNPQFNRSYIVMHHVKP, translated from the coding sequence GTGGTGAAGTACGAGCAACATTTAAGAGAGACGTTCAATCATTACGGATTTCCATTAACCGCGCATCAGGTAGCACAATTTGATCGGTATCGTGCTGAGTTGCTGCGGTGGAACGAACGCATTAACCTGACAGCGATTACAGATGATAACGAAATTATTCATAAACATTTTCTTGATTCGTTGAGCATTTTGGAACACATTTCGCTAAAAAAGAATAATTCTGTGATTGATATCGGGACAGGTGCTGGATTCCCAGGAATTGTGTTGAAAATTTACGTCCCAGACATAAGGTTAACACTGGTTGAATCGTCGAAAAAGAAGGTGAGTTTTCTAAAATTTTTAGTTCCACAATTGGACCTGCACCGAAGGACAACAGTTGAAATTCTCGCGGAACGTGCAGAAACCTGTTCGCAACAACAGGAACACATTGGGGCATACGATTGGGTGTTCACCCGTTACGTCGCAACTATTCGGGACTCGGCGGTGTACTGCCTACCTTTGCTAAAATCGACTGGAAAATGGGTAGCTTACAAGTCTGGTGAGGAGACAATCAAAACTGAAATTGACGAAAGCATTTCGTATCTTAGAACACTCGGTGGAACAGTTGAAACTGTCTTCCAAAATCCACAGTTCAATCGGAGTTATATTGTGATGCATCACGTCAAACCATAG
- the mnmG gene encoding tRNA uridine-5-carboxymethylaminomethyl(34) synthesis enzyme MnmG, with protein MNIYNKHYDVIVVGAGHAGCEAALAAARMGCETLIVTINLDTIAKMSCNPAIGGLAKGHLVKEIDALGGEMAKNIDKTGIQFRRLNTKKGPAVRSSRAQADKKAYQDEMKRVLEAQEQLDIKQVLVEELLVENGRCIGILSQTQTAYFAETVILTTGTFLKGIIHIGDVSYSAGRAGESSAEKLSESFLSLGFEIGRLKTGTPPRVNAQTVDFNQMEIQPGDENPLPFSFSTEQITQPQLPCYLTYTNEKTHDVIRENLHRSAMYSGRIVGIGPRYCPSIEDKVVRFEEKTEHQVFVEPEGRDTDEIYLNGISASLPEDVQVEMVHSIKGLEKAEIMRFGYAVEYDFAPATQLQPTLETKLVPGLYFAGQLNGTTGYEEAAAQGLMAGINAALKVKGEEPLILDRSQAYIAVLIDDLVNLDIREPYRMFTSRAEYRLTLREDNADLRLTKIGRQLGLVNDNIYHRFQKKVEDIQTELKRLQKTRLKPNTTTLNNLADIRETGELKQPTSLAELLKRPELRYEQINQIAPPPENLSPAVAEQVEIQIKYDGYIQRQQRQIHQFKKLENFRIPDTFDYTDVHGLKTEAREKLAKIRPASIGQASRLPGVSPADISILTVILHQHNAQ; from the coding sequence ATGAACATCTATAACAAACATTATGACGTTATTGTAGTGGGTGCGGGACATGCAGGTTGTGAAGCTGCACTTGCCGCTGCGCGAATGGGCTGCGAAACGCTCATCGTTACTATCAACCTGGATACCATCGCAAAGATGTCCTGCAACCCTGCGATTGGGGGACTTGCCAAGGGACACCTCGTTAAAGAGATAGACGCGCTTGGCGGTGAGATGGCAAAAAACATTGATAAGACCGGGATCCAATTCCGACGTTTGAATACCAAAAAAGGACCAGCAGTTCGTTCAAGTCGAGCGCAAGCCGACAAAAAGGCGTATCAAGACGAGATGAAACGGGTCCTCGAAGCGCAAGAACAGCTCGACATAAAACAGGTATTGGTTGAAGAACTACTTGTGGAAAACGGTCGATGTATCGGCATTCTCAGTCAGACGCAAACCGCCTATTTTGCAGAGACTGTAATTCTGACCACCGGTACCTTCCTAAAAGGTATAATTCACATCGGTGATGTATCATATAGTGCTGGTAGGGCAGGCGAATCTTCCGCAGAGAAACTCTCAGAAAGTTTCTTGAGCCTTGGGTTTGAAATCGGCAGACTTAAAACCGGCACACCACCGCGTGTCAATGCCCAGACAGTTGACTTCAACCAGATGGAAATCCAACCGGGCGATGAAAACCCTCTCCCTTTCTCATTCTCAACCGAGCAAATTACGCAGCCGCAACTCCCATGTTACCTAACTTACACAAATGAAAAGACACACGATGTCATTCGCGAGAATCTTCACCGATCTGCGATGTACAGCGGTCGTATCGTCGGCATCGGTCCCCGCTACTGCCCTTCAATCGAGGATAAGGTCGTCCGCTTTGAAGAGAAGACAGAACATCAGGTTTTCGTGGAACCGGAGGGACGAGATACCGATGAGATTTACCTCAACGGCATCTCCGCGAGTTTACCCGAAGACGTGCAGGTAGAGATGGTTCATAGCATCAAAGGATTAGAAAAAGCCGAGATCATGCGTTTCGGATATGCGGTAGAATACGATTTCGCGCCGGCGACACAATTACAACCGACACTTGAGACAAAGCTGGTACCGGGACTCTATTTCGCGGGACAACTCAACGGCACCACGGGTTACGAGGAAGCTGCTGCCCAAGGACTCATGGCGGGAATCAATGCCGCCTTAAAGGTCAAAGGTGAGGAACCGCTTATCCTTGACAGATCGCAAGCTTACATAGCAGTCCTTATTGACGATCTGGTCAACTTGGACATTCGTGAACCTTACCGCATGTTCACATCGCGCGCTGAATACAGGTTAACACTACGAGAAGATAACGCGGATCTGCGACTCACGAAAATCGGGAGACAACTCGGACTCGTCAATGATAATATATATCATCGGTTTCAAAAGAAAGTGGAGGACATCCAGACAGAATTGAAACGGTTGCAGAAGACACGTCTCAAGCCAAATACGACGACCTTGAATAACTTGGCGGACATCCGCGAGACAGGTGAACTAAAGCAACCTACATCGTTGGCGGAACTTCTAAAGCGTCCGGAACTTCGCTACGAGCAGATAAACCAAATCGCTCCACCCCCTGAAAACCTGTCACCAGCTGTGGCAGAACAGGTGGAAATTCAGATTAAATATGACGGATACATCCAACGACAACAACGACAAATACACCAATTCAAAAAATTGGAAAATTTCCGAATTCCGGACACGTTTGATTACACCGATGTTCACGGATTGAAAACAGAAGCGCGAGAGAAACTTGCGAAGATTCGGCCGGCTTCTATTGGGCAAGCATCACGCTTGCCTGGTGTTTCGCCAGCAGACATCTCAATCTTGACAGTTATCCTTCATCAACACAACGCGCAATAA
- a CDS encoding M28 family peptidase, with amino-acid sequence MRKQWLTALLVGVCYSVLSIACAESDSKGPNAESRNTTRVRASTSRAASAAFDAQRAFTILKKQCEFGPRPPGSAAHNETRDYLFAELQKYANSVAFQPHQYKAGTVTLHLNNILAEFGPPTSAETLLLAAHWDTRPFADRDPKPENRDKPILGANDGASGVAVLLEIASVLKTHPPPRRVVIVLFDGEDYGRSIEHMFIGSRFFARNMGKWKPDYGILLDMVGDKDLAFPIERYSWNANQGFTEAIWRRAATLGLTPFQYRLGDAIMDDHVPLIEVGIPMVNIIDFTYPYWHTVEDTVDKCSPKSLEVAAMLVISIIYDGL; translated from the coding sequence ATGAGAAAGCAGTGGCTTACAGCACTTTTAGTCGGTGTGTGTTACAGTGTATTGAGTATCGCATGCGCGGAATCAGACTCAAAAGGTCCAAACGCAGAATCAAGAAACACCACTCGCGTTCGGGCAAGTACGTCACGCGCAGCGAGTGCTGCTTTCGATGCCCAGCGTGCCTTCACTATATTGAAGAAGCAGTGCGAATTTGGGCCACGACCACCGGGTTCCGCAGCGCATAATGAAACACGGGATTACCTATTCGCGGAACTCCAGAAATATGCGAACAGTGTAGCCTTTCAACCGCATCAGTATAAAGCCGGAACGGTAACGCTTCACCTGAACAATATCTTGGCAGAATTCGGACCACCGACCAGTGCGGAGACACTTTTACTCGCAGCACATTGGGACACGCGTCCCTTCGCCGATAGGGACCCAAAGCCAGAAAATCGGGACAAACCAATTCTTGGTGCTAACGATGGTGCCTCTGGTGTCGCTGTTCTACTTGAAATTGCGAGCGTCTTAAAAACGCACCCACCGCCACGTCGGGTCGTTATTGTTCTTTTCGATGGCGAGGACTACGGCAGATCCATTGAGCACATGTTTATCGGCTCCCGATTCTTCGCACGAAACATGGGAAAATGGAAACCGGACTATGGGATTCTGCTGGATATGGTCGGAGACAAGGATTTGGCATTTCCGATAGAACGCTACTCTTGGAACGCAAATCAGGGGTTCACGGAGGCAATTTGGCGACGCGCGGCAACACTCGGTTTAACACCGTTTCAATACCGCTTAGGGGATGCAATCATGGACGATCACGTTCCCTTAATCGAGGTAGGCATCCCAATGGTTAATATTATCGACTTCACTTATCCGTATTGGCACACAGTCGAAGATACAGTCGACAAATGTAGTCCGAAAAGTTTAGAAGTCGCCGCCATGCTTGTTATTAGCATCATTTATGATGGACTCTAA